One window of the Rubinisphaera margarita genome contains the following:
- a CDS encoding pyridoxal phosphate-dependent aminotransferase, translating into MKFSPAVSQLAPSATIAAAAKAKELKQSGITVYDFTLGEPDFNTPDHICEAATKAMYAGKTHYTPAGGLPELLQAVCDAAKRDYNLAIEPKNVVISNGAKHSIHNVLTAMCHPGSEVLIPTPYWVSYSALVELAGGIPILVETDESAGFLPTVEQIEAKVTGRTQLIMLNSPSNPTGVVFPKELMQAIGELAVKHDFYVMSDEIYDKLIYPGWEATCMMTLSDEIAQRTIIVNGVSKAYAMTGWRIGWTIGDPALIKAINKLQSQQTSNPCSVSQYAAIAALTGPQECVTEMLAAFTKRRDYVLGRLRKIPGLSFADPGGAFYAFFNVSEYFDKPLQNGVTVSNVSDFCTELLGNAHVALVTGDAFGAPGYARLSFATDMNTLEAGLDRLEKFLAG; encoded by the coding sequence ATGAAATTCTCTCCCGCCGTCTCTCAGCTTGCTCCCTCCGCGACGATTGCTGCTGCAGCCAAGGCGAAGGAACTGAAACAATCGGGAATCACGGTCTACGACTTCACACTGGGCGAGCCCGATTTCAACACTCCGGATCACATCTGTGAAGCCGCCACGAAGGCCATGTACGCTGGCAAAACGCACTACACGCCTGCGGGCGGCCTGCCGGAACTGCTTCAGGCGGTCTGCGATGCCGCGAAGCGGGATTATAACCTGGCGATCGAGCCCAAGAATGTGGTCATTTCCAACGGTGCCAAGCACTCGATCCACAACGTTCTGACCGCGATGTGCCATCCGGGCAGCGAAGTGCTGATCCCGACTCCCTACTGGGTCAGCTACAGTGCCCTGGTCGAGCTGGCTGGCGGCATCCCAATTCTGGTTGAGACCGACGAATCGGCCGGGTTCCTGCCGACGGTGGAGCAGATCGAAGCCAAGGTCACCGGTCGCACGCAGCTGATCATGCTCAACAGCCCGTCCAATCCGACCGGCGTCGTCTTTCCGAAAGAGTTGATGCAGGCCATCGGCGAACTGGCGGTGAAGCACGACTTCTACGTGATGTCCGATGAGATCTACGACAAGCTGATCTATCCCGGCTGGGAAGCAACCTGCATGATGACGCTGTCGGATGAGATCGCTCAGCGAACGATCATCGTGAACGGGGTCAGCAAAGCCTATGCGATGACCGGCTGGCGAATCGGTTGGACGATTGGCGATCCGGCTCTGATCAAGGCGATTAACAAGCTGCAGAGTCAGCAGACGTCGAACCCGTGCAGTGTCAGCCAGTATGCCGCGATTGCCGCTCTGACTGGCCCTCAGGAATGCGTCACCGAAATGCTGGCGGCCTTTACGAAGCGTCGCGACTACGTGCTCGGACGACTCCGTAAGATTCCGGGGCTCTCCTTCGCCGATCCGGGCGGAGCGTTCTATGCCTTCTTCAACGTCTCGGAGTACTTCGACAAGCCGCTTCAGAACGGTGTAACGGTCTCGAATGTTTCCGACTTCTGCACCGAACTGCTCGGCAACGCCCACGTGGCTCTCGTCACCGGAGACGCCTTCGGAGCTCCGGGTTACGCCCGCCTCTCGTTCGCCACCGACATGAACACGCTCGAAGCCGGACTGGATCGTCTCGAAAAGTTCCTCGCCGGTTAG